The following are encoded together in the Blautia obeum ATCC 29174 genome:
- the atpG gene encoding ATP synthase F1 subunit gamma yields the protein MAGNMKAVKLRIKSVQSTMQITKAMELVASSKLRKAKERAETCRPYFTELHETLKDIARENIDFSSVYARESSNPRYCYVAIAGDRGLAGGYNANLFKCLEAAAEGKDYVALPIGKKAVEYFRQRGIECLTDKFAEIADISVADCFEIANLLCEEFRKGTFGHIELCYTVFASMLSQQPEVFSVLPMTDIREESGGRVATRNLILYEPNAEVVFDAVVPEYLAGLVYGGVCESTASELAARRMAMDAATSNAEEMIDKLNLYYNRARQASITQEITEIVAGAEGL from the coding sequence ATGGCTGGAAATATGAAAGCGGTAAAGCTGCGTATCAAAAGCGTACAGAGTACGATGCAGATTACCAAGGCCATGGAGCTTGTTGCATCCTCCAAACTGCGTAAGGCAAAGGAACGTGCAGAAACCTGCCGTCCTTACTTCACAGAGCTGCATGAGACACTGAAGGACATTGCCAGAGAAAACATTGATTTTTCTTCTGTATACGCCAGAGAGTCATCCAATCCGCGTTACTGCTATGTAGCGATTGCCGGTGACAGAGGTCTGGCTGGTGGATATAATGCCAATCTTTTCAAATGTCTGGAAGCTGCAGCTGAAGGCAAGGATTATGTGGCTCTGCCGATAGGAAAAAAAGCAGTTGAGTATTTCAGACAGAGAGGTATTGAATGTCTGACAGATAAGTTTGCGGAGATCGCAGATATTTCTGTCGCAGACTGTTTTGAGATCGCAAATCTGCTTTGTGAAGAATTCCGCAAAGGAACATTCGGGCATATTGAATTATGTTATACCGTTTTTGCATCCATGCTTTCTCAGCAGCCGGAGGTATTTTCTGTACTTCCTATGACTGACATCCGAGAGGAAAGCGGTGGCAGAGTAGCTACAAGAAATCTCATCCTCTATGAGCCGAATGCAGAAGTTGTGTTTGATGCCGTTGTTCCGGAATATCTGGCGGGACTGGTTTATGGTGGTGTATGTGAAAGTACAGCCAGTGAACTTGCAGCCAGAAGAATGGCTATGGACGCTGCGACAAGTAATGCAGAAGAGATGATCGATAAACTGAATCTGTATTACAACAGAGCGCGACAGGCCAGCATCACGCAGGAAATCACGG
- the atpA gene encoding F0F1 ATP synthase subunit alpha, with amino-acid sequence MQLKPEEISKVIRSQIKYYENAIQQNETGTILMVGDGIARASGLVNCMAGELLEFEDGNFGMAQNLEENSVSIVIFGSDENIGEGQTVKRTGKVVSVPVGEAMIGRVVNALGQPIDGAGPIDTKEFRPVETKAPGICERRSVYQPLQTGIKAIDSMIPIGRGQRELIIGDRQTGKTTIATDTIINQKGKDVLCIYVAIGQKRSTVASLVENLTRNGAMNYTIVVAATASESSPMQYIAPYAGCAMGEYFMNQGKDVLIIYDDLSKHAVAYRALSLLIRRPPGREAYPGDVFYLHSRLLERAAKLDDEHGGGSLTALPIIETQAGDVSAYIPTNVISITDGQIFLETELFHSGIMPAVNPGISVSRVGGDAQIKAMKKVAGTLKLIYSQYRELQSFAQFGSDLDADTKARLEQGARIVEVLKQSQNAPVPVEKQVAILYAVTKGILEKVKVEDVNAYEAGLYTYLDADAAGLEVMQLISTTGKLEPETEEKLRHVLEAYTENFLNTRPDK; translated from the coding sequence ATGCAATTAAAACCTGAAGAAATATCCAAAGTCATCCGAAGCCAGATAAAATATTATGAAAATGCTATTCAGCAGAATGAAACAGGAACGATCCTTATGGTCGGTGATGGTATTGCCCGTGCCAGTGGACTCGTAAACTGTATGGCGGGTGAACTGCTGGAATTTGAAGACGGAAATTTCGGAATGGCGCAGAACCTGGAAGAAAACAGCGTTTCTATCGTAATATTTGGCTCCGATGAAAATATTGGTGAAGGTCAGACTGTAAAACGTACAGGCAAGGTCGTGTCTGTACCAGTAGGTGAAGCGATGATCGGACGAGTAGTCAATGCTCTTGGACAGCCGATTGACGGTGCAGGTCCGATCGACACAAAAGAATTTCGCCCGGTAGAGACCAAGGCACCTGGGATCTGTGAGAGACGTTCCGTATACCAGCCTCTGCAGACTGGTATCAAGGCAATTGACTCCATGATTCCGATCGGTCGTGGACAGCGTGAGCTGATCATCGGCGACCGTCAGACAGGAAAGACAACCATTGCAACAGATACGATCATTAACCAGAAGGGAAAAGATGTTCTCTGTATCTATGTCGCAATCGGACAGAAACGTTCAACAGTAGCATCTCTGGTAGAGAATCTTACCAGAAACGGTGCTATGAACTATACAATCGTAGTTGCTGCGACGGCTTCGGAATCCAGCCCGATGCAGTATATTGCACCTTATGCAGGCTGTGCAATGGGCGAGTACTTTATGAACCAGGGAAAAGACGTACTCATCATTTATGATGATCTGAGTAAGCATGCGGTTGCTTACCGTGCACTTTCTCTTCTGATCCGTCGTCCACCTGGACGTGAGGCATATCCTGGAGATGTTTTTTATCTGCACTCCAGACTGCTCGAGCGAGCAGCGAAACTTGACGATGAGCATGGTGGTGGTTCTCTTACTGCACTGCCGATCATTGAGACACAGGCGGGTGACGTATCTGCTTATATCCCGACAAACGTAATTTCCATTACAGATGGACAGATATTCCTTGAGACAGAGCTTTTCCACTCCGGTATCATGCCGGCGGTTAACCCTGGTATCTCTGTATCACGAGTTGGTGGAGATGCACAGATCAAGGCTATGAAGAAAGTAGCCGGAACTCTGAAACTGATCTATTCGCAGTACCGCGAACTTCAGAGTTTTGCCCAGTTCGGTTCAGATCTGGATGCGGATACCAAGGCTCGTCTGGAACAGGGTGCACGTATCGTAGAAGTTCTGAAACAGAGCCAGAATGCTCCGGTGCCGGTAGAAAAACAGGTAGCGATCCTGTATGCCGTAACCAAGGGCATCCTCGAAAAAGTTAAAGTGGAAGATGTAAATGCATATGAAGCAGGACTGTATACCTACCTTGATGCAGATGCAGCCGGTTTGGAAGTAATGCAGCTGATCAGTACCACAGGCAAGCTGGAACCGGAAACAGAAGAAAAACTGCGTCATGTACTGGAAGCGTATACAGAAAATTTCCTGAATACAAGACCTGACAAATAA
- the atpH gene encoding ATP synthase F1 subunit delta produces the protein MTQAARVYGGSLYDLATEEKLDGQIMEQMNEIRQIFRENPGYLKLLGEPAIPQEERIKLLDEAFGGQVEPYLLNFLKLLCEKKILREFSGCCEEFTRRYNADHGIVEALVTSAVKLKDDQMEALRIKLEKISGKKIHLTQKTDPTVLAGLRVEMEGIQLDGTVQGRISDITKKLNEVVV, from the coding sequence ATGACACAGGCTGCCAGAGTTTATGGTGGCAGTCTCTATGATCTTGCCACTGAAGAAAAGCTCGATGGACAGATCATGGAGCAGATGAATGAAATCAGACAGATTTTTCGGGAAAATCCAGGATATCTGAAATTATTGGGAGAACCGGCAATTCCGCAGGAAGAGAGAATAAAGCTTCTCGATGAAGCCTTTGGTGGACAGGTAGAACCGTATCTCCTTAATTTTCTCAAACTTTTATGCGAGAAGAAGATTCTGAGAGAGTTTTCCGGCTGCTGTGAGGAGTTTACACGTAGATATAATGCCGATCATGGTATTGTGGAAGCTCTGGTCACAAGTGCAGTGAAACTCAAAGATGATCAGATGGAAGCTTTACGTATCAAACTGGAGAAGATCAGTGGTAAAAAGATCCATCTCACACAGAAAACAGACCCGACGGTTCTTGCCGGACTCCGTGTAGAAATGGAGGGCATACAGCTTGATGGAACCGTACAGGGACGAATTTCAGATATCACGAAGAAACTGAATGAAGTTGTTGTTTGA
- the atpF gene encoding F0F1 ATP synthase subunit B: MQVQELVGIVPWNFIATICNLFIQVYLIKRFLFKPVNEMLEKRRAKADAEIQDAVKAKEEAEVMKAEYEKNMQEAKEKANDIVLTAQKTAAVQSEEMLKEASSQVTAMKEKAEKDIAQERRKAVNEIKGEIGGMAVEIAGKVIEREINEEDHTKLINDFIENVGEAS; this comes from the coding sequence ATGCAGGTACAGGAATTAGTAGGAATTGTGCCGTGGAATTTTATAGCGACGATTTGCAACCTTTTTATTCAGGTGTATCTCATCAAACGTTTTCTTTTCAAGCCGGTCAATGAAATGCTTGAAAAACGCAGGGCCAAAGCCGATGCCGAGATTCAGGACGCTGTAAAGGCTAAAGAAGAGGCAGAGGTTATGAAAGCCGAATACGAAAAGAATATGCAGGAAGCAAAAGAAAAGGCAAATGACATCGTACTGACAGCTCAGAAAACAGCAGCTGTTCAGAGTGAGGAAATGCTCAAGGAAGCTTCCAGTCAGGTAACTGCCATGAAAGAAAAGGCAGAAAAAGACATTGCACAGGAAAGACGTAAAGCCGTCAACGAGATCAAAGGTGAGATCGGAGGTATGGCTGTTGAGATCGCCGGTAAGGTAATCGAGCGCGAAATTAACGAAGAGGATCATACGAAACTGATTAATGATTTTATTGAGAATGTAGGTGAGGCATCATGA
- the atpE gene encoding ATP synthase F0 subunit C — protein MDFQLLAKGIALAGCAIGAGCALIAGIGPGIGEGNAVASALEAIGRQPECKGDVTSTMLLGCAIAETTGIYGFVTGLLLIFVAPGMFMNFLG, from the coding sequence ATGGATTTTCAGTTATTAGCAAAAGGTATCGCATTAGCAGGTTGTGCAATTGGAGCAGGATGTGCACTGATCGCAGGTATCGGCCCTGGTATTGGTGAAGGTAATGCTGTTGCAAGTGCTCTGGAAGCAATCGGACGTCAGCCGGAATGCAAAGGTGATGTTACATCTACGATGCTTCTTGGTTGTGCTATCGCAGAGACAACTGGTATTTATGGATTTGTAACCGGCCTGCTCCTTATTTTTGTAGCACCTGGTATGTTTATGAATTTCCTGGGTTAA
- a CDS encoding F0F1 ATP synthase subunit A, which produces MELDINGAKILFTLPIDLPVLGPLRISETMVVSWIVMILITGFCIWLTHDLKEENISKRQALAEMLVEMANKFVVGNMGEKFRYMIPFVAALFATSVVSNLISLVGLRSPTSDLSTEAAWAVVVFIMITAQKIKTSGFGGYLKGFTQPIPVMTPFNVLSELATPVSMACRHFGNILSGVVINGLIYGALAVASSALLGLIPGLVGDVLSQIPVLDVGIPAILSVYFDWFSGIMQAFIFCMLTVMYIANAAEE; this is translated from the coding sequence ATGGAACTGGATATTAATGGGGCGAAGATATTATTTACTTTACCCATTGACCTGCCGGTTCTGGGACCTTTAAGAATCAGCGAGACCATGGTCGTAAGCTGGATTGTTATGATACTGATTACAGGATTCTGTATCTGGCTGACGCATGATCTCAAGGAAGAAAACATCTCTAAACGGCAGGCTTTGGCAGAAATGCTGGTAGAGATGGCAAACAAATTTGTTGTCGGCAATATGGGCGAGAAGTTCAGATATATGATTCCGTTCGTTGCAGCACTTTTTGCAACAAGTGTGGTATCGAACCTGATCAGTCTTGTGGGACTTCGAAGTCCGACTTCAGACCTGTCGACAGAGGCAGCGTGGGCAGTCGTGGTATTTATCATGATCACCGCGCAGAAGATCAAGACCAGTGGTTTCGGTGGATATCTCAAAGGATTTACACAGCCGATTCCGGTCATGACACCATTTAATGTTCTTTCTGAACTGGCAACACCGGTAAGTATGGCGTGCCGTCACTTCGGAAACATTCTTTCTGGTGTCGTTATCAATGGTCTGATCTATGGGGCGCTGGCAGTGGCAAGTTCCGCACTTCTGGGGTTGATCCCGGGACTTGTGGGTGATGTATTGTCACAGATACCTGTTCTTGATGTAGGTATCCCGGCTATTTTATCTGTATATTTTGACTGGTTCTCAGGAATTATGCAGGCATTTATTTTCTGTATGCTGACTGTTATGTACATCGCAAATGCAGCAGAGGAGTAA
- a CDS encoding AtpZ/AtpI family protein — protein sequence MILKQWSEILRNVTMLSQLGLSFITPLLLCLALCWFIISKTGVGVWVYIPGFFFGMGGSATVAYKFYLSINKQQKKKHKKDKIYFNRHS from the coding sequence ATGATATTGAAACAGTGGTCAGAGATCCTGCGAAATGTCACAATGCTTTCGCAGCTTGGGCTGTCATTTATAACACCGCTTCTTCTGTGCCTGGCGCTCTGCTGGTTCATTATTTCAAAGACCGGTGTTGGTGTCTGGGTCTACATTCCGGGATTTTTCTTCGGAATGGGTGGTTCGGCAACCGTGGCATACAAGTTTTATTTGTCGATCAATAAACAGCAAAAGAAAAAACATAAAAAAGACAAAATATATTTTAACAGACATTCATAA
- a CDS encoding MATE family efflux transporter codes for MKTQTKTTHMETGSIPKLLAQLAIPAVVAQVINLLYNIVDRIYIGHIPGIGAAALTGVGLFTPILMLLNAFAMLVGSGGAPRAAIAMGKKDNDLAEKILGNCFTLLVGLAVVLTIVFYVSAPTLLRLFGASDVTLTYATDYARIYILGSFFVLIVLGMNTFITTQGFAKISMMTTIIGAVINIILDPIFIFALGMGVKGAALATVLSQTVGAVWILRFLTGRKTILRLKRSNMHLDPKVFGPCLALGISTFVMLSTESLLSISFTSSLSRFGGDVAVGAMTIITSISQLVTLPLQGICQGGQPIISYNFGANKPDRVKKAFFTQFCTCVIYTTLFWLVVMIFPKAFATIFTSDKELVTYSAWALRIYMAGIFSLGFQVSCQQSFMALGQAKVSLLLACLRKIVLLIPLIFILPNFFDNKVFAVFLAEPVSDIIAAAVTTITFFTLFNSILKKEKR; via the coding sequence ATGAAAACGCAAACCAAAACAACCCATATGGAGACGGGAAGTATTCCCAAACTCCTTGCACAGCTGGCAATTCCGGCAGTTGTGGCGCAGGTTATTAATCTGCTTTATAACATTGTAGACCGAATCTACATTGGTCATATTCCGGGAATCGGAGCCGCCGCGCTGACGGGTGTCGGACTTTTTACTCCGATTCTGATGCTTCTGAATGCCTTCGCCATGCTTGTTGGCTCTGGCGGTGCTCCACGTGCAGCCATTGCAATGGGAAAGAAGGACAATGATCTGGCCGAAAAGATCCTCGGAAACTGTTTTACTTTGTTGGTCGGTCTTGCAGTCGTGCTGACCATCGTATTTTATGTAAGTGCACCAACTCTGCTCAGACTCTTTGGTGCCAGTGATGTCACCTTAACTTATGCAACAGATTATGCCAGAATCTATATCCTCGGAAGCTTTTTTGTACTGATCGTACTGGGCATGAATACCTTCATTACAACTCAGGGATTTGCCAAGATCAGTATGATGACTACAATTATCGGTGCTGTTATCAACATTATCCTGGATCCGATCTTTATTTTTGCCCTTGGCATGGGCGTAAAAGGTGCCGCACTTGCCACTGTTCTCAGCCAGACCGTGGGTGCTGTATGGATTCTCCGCTTCCTGACCGGAAGGAAAACCATCCTCCGCCTGAAACGGAGCAACATGCATCTGGATCCTAAGGTATTTGGTCCGTGCCTTGCTCTTGGTATTTCTACCTTTGTTATGCTGTCAACGGAGAGCCTTCTGTCAATCAGTTTTACAAGCAGCCTTTCCAGATTTGGCGGTGACGTGGCCGTTGGAGCAATGACGATCATCACAAGTATCAGTCAGCTCGTTACCTTGCCGCTTCAGGGAATCTGTCAAGGCGGACAGCCGATCATCAGTTACAACTTTGGCGCAAACAAACCAGACCGTGTAAAGAAAGCATTCTTCACACAGTTCTGCACCTGCGTCATCTATACAACACTCTTCTGGCTTGTTGTAATGATTTTCCCGAAAGCATTTGCAACAATCTTTACTTCCGATAAGGAACTAGTAACATACTCTGCCTGGGCGCTCCGCATCTACATGGCCGGAATCTTCTCTCTTGGTTTCCAGGTAAGCTGCCAGCAGAGCTTTATGGCTCTCGGACAGGCAAAGGTCAGCCTGCTGCTTGCCTGCCTTCGTAAGATTGTCCTGCTGATACCTCTGATCTTTATCCTGCCGAATTTCTTCGACAATAAAGTATTTGCAGTATTCCTCGCAGAACCAGTCAGCGATATCATAGCTGCTGCGGTGACAACGATCACCTTCTTCACACTGTTTAATTCCATTCTGAAAAAAGAAAAGAGATAA
- a CDS encoding beta-galactosidase — protein sequence MKELLYGAAYYDEYMPYERLAKDVSMMQKAGINTVRIAESTWSTCEPQEGVFDFSHVIRVMDAMEKAGINVIIGTPTYAVPTWMVEAYPDVLAETVRGRGIYGTRQNMDITHPVYRYHAEKVIRKLMEVSAHRKCVIGFQLDNETKYYGTAGRNVQLGFVKYLREKFHNDLDTMNHEFGLDYWSNRINAWEDFPDVRGTINGSLGAEFEKYQRSLVEEFLGWQAAIVSEYKREDQFITHNLDFEWRGYSYGVQPDVNHFKCAKHLTMAGTDIYHPTQDHLTGAEIAFGGDLIRCLKNDNYLVLETEAQGYPGWIPYDGQLRLQAYSHLASGALGVMYWHWHSIHNSFETYWKGLLSHDMEENAVYREACIVGDEFKKLSPVLSGLKKDNKVAIMVSNEALTALKWFGIEATAAGNSGIGYNDVVRRIYDALYKINIECDIIWEESENIEKYQAIILPAMYTADEKVLTRLKDYTAQGGTLIATFKTAFANENVKVYSDRQPHILSEVFGMYYQQFTFPEKVTLTGFEGGEPEAETFMELLIPDGAEIISAYQHPNWKKYAAVTHHTYESGNAWYIGCMFEECYLQQLLIKILAKASVNAAVPEKFPVIVREGVNEQGEKLRFYLNYSWEEQRVEVADDFEVVLGNGDSTKYEIYLSAWDVCIIKFEK from the coding sequence ATGAAAGAATTACTCTACGGAGCAGCCTACTACGATGAATACATGCCATATGAACGTCTTGCGAAGGATGTTTCCATGATGCAAAAAGCCGGGATTAATACGGTGCGGATCGCAGAATCCACATGGAGTACCTGCGAGCCTCAGGAAGGAGTTTTTGATTTTTCTCATGTGATCCGTGTGATGGATGCAATGGAAAAAGCAGGGATTAATGTTATCATAGGGACTCCGACCTACGCTGTGCCGACCTGGATGGTAGAAGCATATCCTGACGTATTGGCAGAAACGGTCAGGGGAAGAGGCATTTATGGGACAAGACAGAACATGGACATTACACATCCGGTTTACCGTTATCATGCAGAAAAAGTAATCCGTAAACTGATGGAGGTTTCTGCACATCGTAAGTGTGTGATTGGATTTCAGTTGGATAATGAAACAAAATATTATGGAACAGCAGGCAGGAATGTACAGCTTGGGTTCGTGAAATACCTTCGCGAGAAATTTCATAATGATCTGGACACCATGAATCACGAATTCGGTCTGGATTACTGGAGCAATCGCATCAATGCATGGGAAGATTTTCCGGATGTGCGTGGCACGATCAATGGAAGTCTGGGTGCGGAGTTTGAAAAATACCAGAGAAGTCTGGTGGAAGAATTCCTTGGCTGGCAGGCAGCGATTGTTTCCGAATATAAGAGAGAAGATCAGTTTATCACTCACAATCTGGATTTTGAGTGGAGAGGTTATTCCTACGGCGTGCAGCCGGATGTGAACCATTTCAAATGTGCAAAGCACCTGACTATGGCAGGAACAGATATTTATCATCCGACCCAGGATCATCTGACCGGTGCAGAAATTGCCTTTGGCGGAGACCTGATCCGATGTCTTAAAAATGACAACTATCTGGTTCTGGAAACAGAAGCACAGGGTTATCCGGGCTGGATACCGTATGATGGGCAGCTTCGTCTGCAGGCATACAGCCATCTGGCATCCGGTGCGCTTGGCGTGATGTACTGGCACTGGCATTCAATCCATAACTCCTTTGAGACTTATTGGAAAGGTCTTCTTAGCCATGACATGGAAGAAAATGCTGTATACCGAGAGGCATGTATCGTAGGTGATGAATTTAAGAAACTTTCTCCTGTTTTATCAGGTTTGAAGAAGGATAACAAAGTTGCAATCATGGTGAGCAACGAGGCTCTGACTGCACTCAAATGGTTTGGAATCGAAGCAACTGCAGCAGGAAACAGTGGAATTGGATACAACGATGTTGTTCGCCGGATCTACGATGCACTTTATAAAATAAATATAGAGTGTGACATTATCTGGGAAGAGAGCGAAAATATTGAGAAATACCAGGCAATCATCCTTCCGGCTATGTACACCGCAGATGAAAAAGTTCTCACACGTCTGAAAGATTATACCGCGCAAGGAGGCACACTGATCGCGACGTTCAAGACTGCATTTGCCAACGAGAATGTGAAGGTATATTCTGACAGACAGCCACATATTCTGAGTGAAGTCTTCGGGATGTATTATCAGCAGTTTACATTCCCGGAAAAAGTTACTCTGACAGGTTTTGAAGGTGGTGAACCAGAGGCAGAGACTTTCATGGAACTTCTGATTCCGGATGGTGCAGAAATCATTTCTGCATATCAGCATCCAAACTGGAAAAAGTATGCCGCAGTTACGCATCATACTTATGAAAGCGGAAATGCCTGGTATATCGGATGTATGTTTGAAGAATGCTACCTGCAGCAGTTGTTGATAAAGATTCTGGCTAAGGCTAGTGTAAATGCTGCAGTGCCGGAAAAATTCCCGGTGATCGTGCGAGAGGGAGTCAATGAACAGGGCGAAAAACTTCGTTTCTATCTGAATTATTCCTGGGAAGAGCAAAGAGTTGAGGTGGCGGATGATTTTGAGGTAGTACTTGGGAATGGTGATAGTACGAAGTATGAAATTTACCTGTCGGCATGGGATGTATGTATTATAAAATTTGAAAAATAA
- a CDS encoding GH1 family beta-glucosidase has translation MPTENYKFPADFVWGAATSSYQIEGAVSEDGKGEDIWDVFTKEDHRIFEHHTGETACDHYHRFKEDVKLMKEIGLHAYRFSINWSRVLPNGYGQVNEKGIAFYNALINELLANDIEPYITLYHWELPYELYKRGGWLNPQIVDWFGDYARLIAERFSDRVKNFFILNEPQCFVGLGFLTGEHAPGVQAPLRDTFEMAHNALKAHGKAVQMLRAYGKQKLSIGFAPTASMCYPETESAEDIEAARKALFSLPDDPHNWTWNVSWWSDPVFFGKYPEEGLQKYEKYLPKITDDDMKLISEPIDIYGQNIYNGQCIRMGKDGHPEYVRRYEGFPKTAIDWPVTPECLNWGPRFLYERYKTPIYITENGMSCHDVVSLDGKVHDPNRIDFLARYLDELKKAATVADIRGYFQWSLMDNFEWSKGYSERFGLIYIDYQTQQRILKDSAYWYKDYIKNNGEF, from the coding sequence ATGCCTACAGAAAACTATAAATTCCCGGCCGATTTTGTATGGGGTGCTGCAACCAGTTCTTATCAGATTGAGGGTGCCGTCAGTGAAGATGGCAAAGGCGAAGATATCTGGGACGTTTTTACAAAAGAGGACCATCGCATTTTTGAACATCATACAGGAGAAACAGCCTGTGATCATTACCACCGTTTCAAAGAAGACGTGAAACTGATGAAAGAAATTGGCCTTCATGCCTATCGCTTCTCCATCAACTGGAGTCGTGTTCTTCCGAACGGATATGGACAGGTAAATGAAAAAGGTATTGCCTTTTATAATGCCCTGATCAACGAACTTCTGGCAAACGATATCGAACCATATATAACTTTATATCACTGGGAACTTCCCTATGAATTATATAAAAGAGGAGGCTGGCTGAATCCGCAGATCGTAGACTGGTTCGGTGATTATGCACGTCTTATCGCAGAGCGTTTCAGTGACAGAGTAAAAAATTTCTTCATTTTGAACGAACCGCAATGCTTTGTCGGACTTGGATTTCTGACCGGCGAACATGCACCGGGAGTCCAGGCACCTCTCCGTGACACTTTCGAAATGGCGCATAATGCTCTTAAGGCACACGGCAAAGCTGTACAGATGCTTCGTGCTTATGGGAAACAAAAACTGTCGATTGGTTTCGCTCCAACTGCTTCCATGTGTTATCCGGAAACCGAAAGCGCAGAAGATATTGAAGCTGCAAGAAAAGCACTATTTTCTCTTCCAGATGATCCACACAACTGGACCTGGAATGTTTCCTGGTGGTCGGATCCTGTATTTTTTGGCAAATACCCAGAGGAAGGTCTGCAGAAATATGAAAAATATCTTCCCAAAATCACAGATGATGATATGAAGCTTATTTCTGAGCCGATTGATATCTATGGTCAGAATATCTACAATGGCCAGTGTATCCGCATGGGTAAAGATGGACATCCTGAATACGTCAGACGCTATGAAGGCTTTCCAAAAACAGCCATCGACTGGCCTGTAACACCGGAATGTCTGAACTGGGGACCACGTTTCCTGTATGAACGTTACAAAACTCCAATCTATATTACAGAGAACGGAATGTCCTGCCACGATGTTGTTTCTCTGGATGGCAAAGTGCATGATCCAAACAGAATTGATTTTCTCGCCAGATACCTTGATGAATTAAAAAAGGCCGCCACTGTTGCGGATATACGCGGTTATTTCCAGTGGTCCCTGATGGATAATTTCGAATGGTCCAAGGGATATTCCGAACGATTTGGTCTGATCTATATTGACTACCAGACACAGCAAAGAATCCTGAAAGATTCTGCTTACTGGTACAAAGATTATATAAAAAATAACGGAGAGTTCTGA